From the candidate division KSB1 bacterium genome, the window CACCGATTTGCTCCGCTACCTTTCTTTCTTCTTCAATACTGGAAGTAATCATTTTTCCGACATAATAACTATTTACAATGGCTACATCTCCTATCCCAGCAGCGATAGCTTTCATCTGGTCTCTATCGTTTCCCTTGGGATCCCGGGCAAAATTTTTGACGATTTTTTCAGCCCACTGTTTAGCGGCTTGTTTACCTTGAGTAGCAATCATCGATGCCAATAGTGATTGATTATATATATTGCCGGAAGACCTGCATAATATTTTGCCTTGCCAATTTGGTTTGGTTAAATCATCATAACTCGATAATTGTTCAGGGTTCACCCTGTCTTTCGAATATACCAGCAATCGAGCTCGTATGGTCAAGCCATACCAATATCCTTCCGGGTCGCGAAGATTAAGTGGAATATTTTTATCCAAACTATTCGATTGGATGGCTTGCAGTAATCCTTTCTCTTTCGCTCGATGCAATCGACCGGCATCTACCGTGATCAACAAATCTGCCGGGGAATCTAACCCTTCGATTTCAAGCTTTTTGATGAGTTCGTCTGCCGAGGCTGAAACCACATTCACCTGAATGCCGGTTTTATCAGTAAATTCTCTAAACAGTTGTTTGTCGATATCATAATGACGATGCG encodes:
- a CDS encoding Fe(3+) ABC transporter substrate-binding protein, with the protein product MKIIGNKIALKSISVLLLFVTGLFVFACSDSGEDNIVNVYSHRHYDIDKQLFREFTDKTGIQVNVVSASADELIKKLEIEGLDSPADLLITVDAGRLHRAKEKGLLQAIQSNSLDKNIPLNLRDPEGYWYGLTIRARLLVYSKDRVNPEQLSSYDDLTKPNWQGKILCRSSGNIYNQSLLASMIATQGKQAAKQWAEKIVKNFARDPKGNDRDQMKAIAAGIGDVAIVNSYYVGKMITSSIEEERKVAEQIGVFFPDQNGRGTHINTSGAGVTASAKHKENAIQLIEFLSNLETQEKFAEGNFEYPVNPNAKRSALLESWGEFKADTLNLALLGKYNREAVMLFDEVGWK